Sequence from the Mytilus galloprovincialis chromosome 10, xbMytGall1.hap1.1, whole genome shotgun sequence genome:
TTGTCAGGGAACACCTATAATGTAAGTTTTGGTGTACCCATAGCTGTTTTATAACGTTGTCATGTTACTATCAATGAGGTTGGACACATTTAAATAAAGTGTAATAAAACCATTCCCACAAAAAGTAAGGAAAAATGAAGCAGACTGAACAAGGCCTTTATAAATTTGTAAAGGAGAAGGGTataaaacacttaaaacttagaaCTATATTAGTAAGGGGAAAATAATGTTTCTGATAAAAGGATGGCAAAAAAATTGTAGTGgtttgaaaacttaaaaaaatccCATTCTTGACGATCACTGAACAACTTATTCAAGGTAAAGAAACTCAATGTAAtctaggggagataactcaggaagacaatatttatatgattttcaatgctctttaacttgaTTATTGAATTGTTCTTTGAACTGTTTTAATTTGAGTGTTTTTGATGAGTCTTAAATGAAACACTCTTCTGACTGGCTCAATTATAAGCCAGGAATGTTTGATGAGTCTTAAATGAAACACTCTTCTGACTGGCTCAATTATAAGCCAGGAATGTTTGATGagttttaattttctgttttcagCATGGTAATGGTGTCATCCATGAATCAGCCTGGAATGGTTTTAGTCAGACGTTAGAACTGTTGATTAAACACCATTGTAATGCTATTCTAACTAATAAGGTAAGCCAATTTCATTATAATTTTGGCTTAGATAATGTCAACGGAATGAGTCATAGGTGTTGCTTTTCAGGTCCCTAAagtgttaaataaaattgagaatggaattcgggaatgtgtcaaagaggcaacaacccaccaaagggcagaaaacagttaaaggccaccaatgagtcttcaacaagCTAGAAAATCCTGCATCAGGAAGTGGTCCTCAGCTTGCCCTTAACACAATGTGAACCAGTTCAGTGTAAATGGACATCACActtaactccgaaacatataaataaactctaaaaattgagagaaaaaaaacaaaacataagacttacaaaggccagaggctcctgatttgacAGAtgcaaaaatgtggcagggttaaacatgtgacATCTCAACCCTCCCTGACCCCTATAccactagccaatgtagaataaacaaacacaccgtaaaattcaatttgaaaaaagtcAGAGTCTGATGTTCATCTCAGTTTAACGATCATTTTGACTAGCTGCTCTCTATGACATTGTCCAGCTACTTTCAATTAACTAGCATGGTGTCCATCAGATTGTCTTTTCTGATCTTTTTTACCAAcaggcaagacatatctctgtgtcaacagtttattagTTTTAAATCCTTAAATAATGTAATTCGCTGAGAGACGGGATTCAGTGATCTCAAACCATCGAATCACTGTCATCCTTGTATTCTGTTTGCAATACACAACACAGAATGTacagtattttatttttctttatttttcagtctgGATTTACAGCTCTACATTTAGCCAGTCAGAATGGACACAATCAAAGTGCTCGAGTTCTTTTGTATGGAGGCTGTAATGCAGACCTAAAAAATAATGTAAGCAGAAATAGTCATATTATCAGACAGATCTGAGCTGTCTGAGGTTCATTTTAGCATGTTATACTGTTAGATGCATTTTCGCATCATTGCTCATCAACTAAtagtatatatacaaatgtatatactggTATTCTTACACATGGTGGTCATATACCAATGTCAGTGCCTTAAGGTTGTTTGTCTTTTCCTCACAGTATTTTCTAATTTTTgcaagctttaaaaaaaaaagaattcttcccaaattgtttaaaattttggtactTCTGATGTACTTTTCATACAGTTAaatgtcctgaatatgcatgaaatatttgtcacaggATATTTAGCAATTATATCAGTGATGTAGTTTTGAATTAATTTGTTAAATAGTATTCACCCAAAGAGGTGTTTCTCACCAAAAATTCTAATCTTCCAATTCACTCCATTATTTTGATGTGTGTAGCATTTTAcattatcttttgaaaaaaataccatcCTTTATGAAAAgactgttattttgtattttaatggcTAATTTAACAACTTGAtgcaattttattatataattacaaGTATAATGTTTCTAAtgtgaaatattatataaaatatctgtATTTAATTCAGAGTATTATTAAAGATGctaacaaatttttttaaataaaggccCATAAAAAAAACTCATATCTATTGATCATTCAAATATATAAGAAGCCATTAGTAAAAGTGTCAAGTTTGAAAAGAATTTATCATTAAGTTCTGTTTAAATGAtccttttaagaagaaaaaactCAACAATTTTCCATTTATTTTGATCTCTCTTCAATGGAACAAAAACATCATAAATTTTCAAGGACATTGTATCATACCCCTAAAACTTCATTAAAAGATGTTTTCATGAATTGAATTATTAAAGGAACACAGACTTCAGATTGTTGAAACTTTGTGGATTCTTTATTATTaatgggataccaatttttcctCGATTTCATAGGTTAAGGTGGACAAATACATTTTTACCCTACCGCACAATTACtacttcaggtgttggttcacttatAGAATTACAGACATACTTTAAGTGTTCAACAAAATACATATTCCCTGCTAGTCTTTTTGCAATCAGTGACATTAGCTACACATGGAAAATCTATTTTTCCACCATGAAATTGTGCACCCACAAAGTAAATGAATTCATAGTAGCCTAGTATTTCAGCAGTtgatcaaaatgtttaaatttatgtCACAATACTAATGGTATATAAATATGTCTATCTGTATATTCtctttttagaatatttaaattaATGCTTTTATATACTTGTAGCTCCCTTGTGGAATGAGTTAATATTATGATAATTTAAGTATTGTTTCATGATCTGGATCTGTTTTCCAAAAGTATGATTTTATTGCTACATGTAGTAGTTAATTATATAATACAGACCAACCTGAACTATCCCAATTTATGGAGGATATCCCCCATGAGAGGTGTTATactgaattttgattttttttttttatcatttaaacatttatcttttaaacaggaattcaaataagttaaaatgATATTTAAGCACATACTTACTCATTCAAATAATAAGGTAGTAGACTAAGAACACTTATATAAGTGAAGCGTAAGGTCCTCTTGAGCTAAAAATACTCGATGgagattttgaaaagttggcaggtatgataaaaataaacatgatatggGGTATTCATCCTATATAATGTGTTAAGAATGTCAGACTCCTTCACAGTTGTGAGATGCAGGTCTGAagtcagtttcacaaaaaaacttacgactaagattggtcgTAAGTTGTGAACAATTCAGTATAAAATGTACTCACGATCAATATCAATAAATTTTCTGTACAACTTGCACAAGTAGTAGGATTTTCTCAAATCACCGGAGCACCTGCGTTCATGATGCATAATTTAGCTGAAACCTAGTAGAATACTGCACATTAATGCAGATCagttttacaatgtaaaacatttctatATTTCAGTATGGAGATACAGCCCTCCACACAGCAGCAAGGTATGGGCATGCTGGTGTCACACGTATTTTGATCAGTGCCAGATGTAGACTCAATGAACAGAACAAGGTATACACCCATTGATGTACTTTTTTTTACCCAATAGAGATAGCAATATTTACATGGAAAATGTTTCTTTAGAATTTATATATTGGTAAAATATTCAATGTGATTATTCATAAAAGGGGAAATGTAGAAGTAATGGGAATATATAGAAGTAAAGGAAAAATATAGAagtaaaaagatgtggtatggttgccaatgagacaactaccaaCTAGAGACCAAAGAATGAGGACTTTTACAACTAATGCACAGTACAGCTCTCAATGAGGagcaaaacacacaaaaaaatttaaatgataagaTGTTTCTTTTTTCACCACAAAGAATACCTGAAAAAGTTGCTGACCTGTACCttggttttatttaaaatttaggGACTCAAAGTCATATTTGTGTGGCCTTATAATCCAAATTAAAATTTTCTGCATATTTGATTTTTAGAATGGTGACACTGCACTACATATCTCTTCTGCTTTGAAGAGGAAGAAGATTGCTAAACTGTTGGTGGAAGCTGGCATTGATGTTTATATTGTCAACAAACAAGAGGAGACCGCCATTGATGTTGCCAAACGAAAAGATCACCCTGAGGTCATCATAACAATCACATCACTGTTaaaggtatacatgtatatggaaaaTTACATTGTAAGGGTTCTCATtagttcatttttgttttaattactgtggattcattattattcgttggatactaatttttgtgggtataggtgaaccacaaattcaaaagttcaatgaatatcatattttcaaaaggctttgtatacagagattggcaaaatcacgaaatcaaatatccacaaatatgcaagttttcagcaatccacgaaaattgatacccacaaaaataaatgaatccatcgTAGATGAAATtgatatcataggtttatatcagcaatttCTTTGACAGTTTTAGAAATAAGCTCAGATCAAAAATTTTAATGAGTAATGCctcttggaaatattaattataattgaAGTCAAATTCCATTTGCTTTGAAGCCTTCATTTCTCTAAGATAGTAATAAAAAGTCTtgtagaacaaacaaaaaatgcttgttttaatTATTTCCTTTATACAATGTACCTTGGATTGATTAGATATGTGTAATGCGGGGGACGCTGTAAGTCTATTCTTTCATTGTAGCttgtgttgttgtgttgctgtcccattaatgtatacctAACACTTTTCAGCAGAACCTTTGATGATGTTTTATAGACAATTTATTAtgtcttattatatatttttcagaCCAAAGCTCAGGTTCATCCATCACCTAAAATGGTAAATTTCAGTGAAATACCTGTGGATATAGATGGACCTGTTGTAGTCCCTGATGAAGACCTACCTGTACAAAAGACAGAAAAGACAGAAAAAGGCAGCAAATTCTTCTCGTTcctgaagaaaaagaaaaaggtaaacaaaatgtatatgctTTTAGGGTATTAGGAGAATATGTGCAAATGAGTAGACAGTGTTATGATaattaaaccaaataaaacaatgcagtataaaattaaaattgggAAGCTAAGTAacagacaagacaagacaagataAAAATAGgtcagaggggtcctgatcccgaaatcctggctGAAAAACATAAAATCCAGAGGTCCTAAATTTAAAGAACTTTAAATCCTGACATCtcgaaattctaaaaaaaaattctggatcACGAAAGGATAAAACCTGAAATCCAGAGCTTACAAACACCTGATCACGACATCACGAAAAAGCGAAAAAAAGGTCCTGCCCAGATGTGTCAGTCTGTTTTAACTAATCATCTAACCAAACACTATTGGTTATTAGATTGAATATAATTTGatgtactgtaaatttagaagttaatattgtgaggtttttatttgTGCAAATAATGCAATTGGATGGGTCtcacaataataagaacttgcattGTGATAACGGGTACATATATCTGCAtctagaggattttttttttaaattgaaataatcgAAAACACATTTTTCATCCatttatcaaaaatcaaagtactaaatgcaataatttctgaatttcagTACAATGTAATAGCATCTGTAGTACACTGTATAGTTATGTGATGGCAGTTATACTAATTTCCACATTGCATCATTTAAATATgtcatgataaaatatttaattagttTGATTATTTTTCAGGAGAAAGATAAACCCGCTCCATCAGGAAGCCAAGTCCACCCTACTGATGGTAAAGATGCTGTACATGGCTTCTTTAGTCAGTATATACCAAAGACGGGACAACAGTACTTCAGAGATTTAGCTGGTAATATTAAGCAGGTTAGTGTCTTATATCATTCTCAGTATGATAGGatcatttaattatgtaaattcagaaattgtgcaatattttattattgtgaaaaactACAACTATTTTgccaaaataaataattaattttctaTTGCATTACTGGTATGGTTCATTGCATTTCTAAAATTCACAATAATTAGTTGCATATTTGTGTCAGTTGTCAAACAATGGCATTTGTTAGTTTATGGTAGATAAACAGCCAAGAATTTAACGTTTTTAACAAattgaaaaagtttaaaaaaaaaaaaaatttatgattaaaaaaGCCATTACATGAATCAAGGTTAAACGACAGTAGCAAATTATCACTCGCGTCTCCTTGGTTATCAAAAAGTCAATTGAGGCTACCCTCAAATGTGATTCTAAGCACTAGGAACTTTGTCAGAACCCTTCAAAGTAATCTTATTTGTACTTTAATATGGTTTATGTTAATTGACAGTTTATTAGATCACAATATGAATAAACGTCCCTGACAAGGTCACAAGAATACTTAACAAGAGCAAAAGAACATTGCATTTTTTGCTGTTCTTGTCTCAAGGTCACTATGGGGTCTTAAGGGCAAATGTACAAATCACATTTTAGTTTTAGACTGTGCTGAGCATGGTTTCTTTACTAGACATTAATCATGTTACATATATGCACTGAACATTAAAGGGGTAAATTGCAagctgtggattcattattgttCGTGGGATACTAATTTTATTGGCTTTCGTGGATATAGATTAACCATTAATTTATATGGTCagtgaaatgtcaattttttataggcttgtcaaaaccacaaaatcaaatatccacgttattttcttttttttttttaatccacaaatataaatgaatccacagttatattaataaaatgtaCATTATAAACTCAAACGAGCAAACTAGTCTTGCCCCATAAAATAACTGGCAAATTAAAAACCAGCACAAACATTTAGACAACCATTGTTCACATcaagatatttgtattttgtaacaATCAAGAAGACCTGCATGAAGTATGCTAAAAACTTGGATCGAAAAAATAAGAGCTAGTCAAAATAGACACAAAGAAATCAAAAATACGTATTGATTCTTTACTCAAAATCTCTACTCACTCACACTTGACAAAATTGGAGACAACTTCAAagattttttaaacatgtaatatTCATTTCTGTCTTATTAGCTGATTATTGAAATGTATTTACTTTGTTTTCGACAGGGACCAATAGGATACACCCCAATTTGTCAGTGTATGCCTGCTCTTCACCAGTTGGAGAAGCGAGTGGGTCAGGATAAGGAACATATTTATGAACATATCGATGCCTCTCATCAGATCCTCAAAAATCGTATGGATCAGTTAGATAAGAAAACTACACAACAAATTACGACATTCGACATGTGGTCCAGGGATAGATTTGATGAAGAAGAAAGAAATTGTTACAACAGGATTGACCAGCGTTTAGCCGATCAACAGCATTACATGGCACATAAGAAACGTGGTGGTATGGACGTGGATGATTGGTTAGAGGCTAAATTGTCAAATTACGGTCATTGTTTAGACCATCATCATGACGATACTGCTTTACCAAGCAATAATATTTTCACAGACATTCATCAGACTGAAAATGGCCGATTATTTCGCTCTCGATCAGACGAGACACTTTCGCAGTCTGATAATCACAGTGGGAAGTTTCGTAAAAGACAATTTTATGAATCACGTCAGCAAGCAATGCAGGAAATCAGGGCATGGCAACTTCCTGCTTATAGTAAAGACAGGGGTGCCAGGAATTACAATCCTGTTGTTGGACGTAGAGACAATTATGGTGTTCAGAACCCACAAACTCTCAATAGAAATGCAAATCAGCAAAGTGGGAGACATTTTGTTTCGCCTGTTTCTAGTCATCAAAATGCACGATCATCTTCACGACCTGACTTCATATCACCAAGTACCGCTTCTACTAGTCGTAGTCCGTACTTGTCACATGATCAAGTTCATGGTAGTCAATATAGTGGTTACGATCAAGGTGCTATTCCAAAGAAACTTTCAACCTCACAAACTTGGCATGATGTGCATGAACATCAAACATCAGTGCGTCCAGAATTAACCCCACGAACTCATAATACTGTGTTAAATCATAGAACTTCTGTGCAAAGAGACACTAGCCCACTAACTCATAACACTTTGTTAGATCATAGAACTGCTGGTCATAGAGATGCTAGCCCATTAAACCATAGCACTCCAATGGTTCATAAAACTACAGCACAGAGGGATGCTAGCCCTCTCAATCACAGTACTCCTAAATCACGAGAATCTAGTCCCTTTCATTATCAGTATCTCCCTCATCATAGAATGGTGAAAAGTCAAACTGAACCTGAAAATCTATCACCAAGACGAAATGAAAGTAGAACTATTCAAAGTGAAAGTAGGAAAGCTCAAAGTGGGAGTAGAATTAACCAAAGTGGGTTAAGAAGTATTCAAAATGATAGTAGACAAGTTCAGAATAATCGAGCTATTTATAGTGACAACCGGCAGGTTTATCAACAACCTAGGAATACACAACACGAAAATACACACTCACAAAGGGAACAATTTGATCGACAAAATCAAAACACACATTCGCAAAGGGAACTATTTGATCGACAAAATGAAGTGAGAAGATCAAACATGGAGTCAAGAACTCTACACAGTGAAAGTAGAAACAGTGAAACAAGGCGGAGTTTTCCCGAAAGGGGGTCCTCAAACATAAGCATAGGTACTAATGTGACCTCCAATTCCTCCAGCACTGGACAGGGCCCCCTCACAGAGTCTGGTGCTGGAAAAATAGTGGTTAAACCAACTTTCACAACATTTGGATATCCAGAGAGGGAAAAATTATACAATACTCAAGACAATACAAATAAGGGATATCCAAATGATTCGTCAGATTTAGGTAGGTCAGGTATGTCAGTTCAACAGTCTGATTCAACTTACGGTTACCATAGTGAAGTTATAAATAAACCTCTAACCTCTGGAATACCAGCAAGGCATGATGGGAAAGAAATTCCTATGGAGAGAATGTCTCACATGGATAGAAGAAGTGAATATAATCAAAACACTGgaaataatgtcaaaaatagtgCTATCAATTCTGTAAATAATGTTAATAGGGATGATATGTATTTATCACAAGGTCATAGCAATATGCAAATGAGCCgacagaggtcaaggtcaactgATGGAATATTATTAGATGATACTGACCTATCGTCAGCACatcaaatgaaattgaaattgaaggaTCCGTCTTCCATGCAGAGATCTGGAACTCCCAGTTCTCCCAGAAACAGTCAAAATCATAGTGTGCCATTAGAGTCAATGAAAAGGCCAACATCACAATATGGAAGTTCAAGGTCATATTTAAATGATAGAACTGATATGAAACCATATTCTAATGagcaaaacaataaaaatttacaaagtgGTCAATATTATAGTTCTTCACAGGGAAACATGAACAGAAATCCTGTAAACTATTCTTTGTTAGGTTCAAAAGGGCAGATTTACAATTCTACAAGAGATGTAGATGTAAACAGGCAAAATAGTGGACAGACTTGTTATAATAGAGACAGGCCTACTTTGGCCGGTGATAGTACAAATAGGGAAAATCCTTATGGATCTGTTCAAAACTTTACTCGAAGGGTGAACGATGGGAGGACTTCTGTGCCTGCTCCATCAGGACaaacatataatacatacaatCCTAACTTCCAAAGTCATGACAATGTCATGTATTCAGATCAAACAAATGTGTCAAAACTAGGCAGCAAATCTGAATCTCATCTGAATCAGGAACAACATATTCAGGGTCCGGAGGTTATACCTAGAACTGATAGGAATTTACAATCTACGCCAATTCAAGACAAAAGTCGGGAGGACAATAGTAGCAATCCTGATTCTGGATATAGCAGTAAAATCTATGGACGTAATTTGAATTCTGGGAATGCTCCCAGTACAAGTTGTACACCCTCATCGTCATTCAGTACCGAACCGACGGACCATAACATTACACTTTCTAGCAATAATTCACCCCATCCTCAAGTCAATCATAGTGACTATGCACAAATAAACTCTGTTCAACAGCAATATCAGAAAGATTTGAGCAGTCATGTACAGCATTGGTACCAACGAAAGTTAAAAGACGCAGCGAAAAACTTAAATGATGGTGAATATGGTTACCATAGTGACTACCATTCACCGACTAATGgcattcaaaattcaaatgacttcaGCCAGTATGAGTATGCTCAGCAGTCACGGCAACCAGTTTACCATGGAAACCAAACATATTCATCCTATCATCAGGTGCCAAACTTTATTAGGGGTAGTGATGTTTAAGCTTTTTTGTTaagacaaatacatttttttgtagttgTATATTATTTATAGCTAGTGGATAAGTGAGGGAACAATTTTGAATGGTGATACATTGCAGTTAAAAATACCATAGAAATTTTACTTGctaaacttcaaaaaaaaaaaaaagtttttcttttttagaattaaaataaataaaaacattttcccACAACAAAAACATGTATCTACAAGAACAATGCAATAATATgccaaatttgatattttaaaagttacaaaacaatgaaattacATCTTGTTGTGTTAGCTAATTAAGTCTTTAATAAAACATATACAAGTAAGAACTTTGATGGAAATAACCGAAAATGCACTTGTCACGTTTAAAAAAGTCTTGAAAATGTTctgaaattcatttttatttgatctgaaaaaataagagataactgtattgtatttgaagctttaaggacgtccataggtagttttactgtcgcaaatttaatTTACCTGTCGACatggagcggagacaggtaaacgggtatttgcgacagtaaaactaccgatggacgtccgcaaaagcttcaaatacaatacagttatctctattctaatgcaaaacaagttcataattaaatttcaatcattatttcagtgtaaaatgttcattaaagaaaattccgcgaaaagatgttatcttctttggtccctacactaggtgatgTCATAGGTATGCCTCCGGCAttaaacataaacaccgggcgttttctggcttctgtgccggttcagaatgtaataaagcttgataaaaagaagtttttttatgtgcaacatgtgaatttttttgtttattattgtaaaaattacatgtcaatacattcagcaattcaaaatgtcggcttccttagttacagacaaggagatagagaattttacgctaactgtcatccaatcagaatcattgatacaaaataattgcattagaattcctGTTGTACGCATACTTTATTTTTGTGGGATTTCAGAATAGAGACTTATCAGGGCTATagaattaattatgaaaattttcaGGATCAGTAAAAAAGCTTTTTTTCTGGAATTTGTCAATCAGCATTTATTTTATCTAGGAATAAAGGAAGACACCACCTCATTGTAGTCTTTAAGAATCTATAAGTctcggtgcattacgtttgcgcgcattaccattac
This genomic interval carries:
- the LOC143049698 gene encoding uncharacterized protein LOC143049698 isoform X2, whose translation is MTEGEDKSVSESLRQAASQGQFDLVKELVKTGAKFSSDQEGRTALHYAALNGHVDICKFLLQQGCSIDERDVLGYTPLHRAASKGHVEAIELLLTSKCNVDSQDEHGNGVIHESAWNGFSQTLELLIKHHCNAILTNKSGFTALHLASQNGHNQSARVLLYGGCNADLKNNYGDTALHTAARYGHAGVTRILISARCRLNEQNKNGDTALHISSALKRKKIAKLLVEAGIDVYIVNKQEETAIDVAKRKDHPEVIITITSLLKTKAQVHPSPKMVNFSEIPVDIDGPVVVPDEDLPVQKTEKTEKGSKFFSFLKKKKKEKDKPAPSGSQVHPTDGKDAVHGFFSQYIPKTGQQYFRDLAGNIKQGPIGYTPICQCMPALHQLEKRVGQDKEHIYEHIDASHQILKNRMDQLDKKTTQQITTFDMWSRDRFDEEERNCYNRIDQRLADQQHYMAHKKRGGMDVDDWLEAKLSNYGHCLDHHHDDTALPSNNIFTDIHQTENGRLFRSRSDETLSQSDNHSGKFRKRQFYESRQQAMQEIRAWQLPAYSKDRGARNYNPVVGRRDNYGVQNPQTLNRNANQQSGRHFVSPVSSHQNARSSSRPDFISPSTASTSRSPYLSHDQVHGSQYSGYDQGAIPKKLSTSQTWHDVHEHQTSVRPELTPRTHNTVLNHRTSVQRDTSPLTHNTLLDHRTAGHRDASPLNHSTPMVHKTTAQRDASPLNHSTPKSRESSPFHYQYLPHHRMVKSQTEPENLSPRRNESRTIQSESRKAQSGSRINQSGLRSIQNDSRQVQNNRAIYSDNRQVYQQPRNTQHENTHSQREQFDRQNQNTHSQRELFDRQNEVRRSNMESRTLHSESRNSETRRSFPERGSSNISIGTNVTSNSSSTGQGPLTESGAGKIVVKPTFTTFGYPEREKLYNTQDNTNKGYPNDSSDLGRSGMSVQQSDSTYGYHSEVINKPLTSGIPARHDGKEIPMERMSHMDRRSEYNQNTGNNVKNSAINSVNNVNRDDMYLSQGHSNMQMSRQRSRSTDGILLDDTDLSSAHQMKLKLKDPSSMQRSGTPSSPRNSQNHSVPLESMKRPTSQYGSSRSYLNDRTDMKPYSNEQNNKNLQSGQYYSSSQGNMNRNPVNYSLLGSKGQIYNSTRDVDVNRQNSGQTCYNRDRPTLAGDSTNRENPYGSVQNFTRRVNDGRTSVPAPSGQTYNTYNPNFQSHDNVMYSDQTNVSKLGSKSESHLNQEQHIQGPEVIPRTDRNLQSTPIQDKSREDNSSNPDSGYSSKIYGRNLNSGNAPSTSCTPSSSFSTEPTDHNITLSSNNSPHPQVNHSDYAQINSVQQQYQKDLSSHVQHWYQRKLKDAAKNLNDGEYGYHSDYHSPTNGIQNSNDFSQYEYAQQSRQPVYHGNQTYSSYHQVPNFIRGSDV
- the LOC143049698 gene encoding uncharacterized protein LOC143049698 isoform X1 — translated: MDMTEGEDKSVSESLRQAASQGQFDLVKELVKTGAKFSSDQEGRTALHYAALNGHVDICKFLLQQGCSIDERDVLGYTPLHRAASKGHVEAIELLLTSKCNVDSQDEHGNGVIHESAWNGFSQTLELLIKHHCNAILTNKSGFTALHLASQNGHNQSARVLLYGGCNADLKNNYGDTALHTAARYGHAGVTRILISARCRLNEQNKNGDTALHISSALKRKKIAKLLVEAGIDVYIVNKQEETAIDVAKRKDHPEVIITITSLLKTKAQVHPSPKMVNFSEIPVDIDGPVVVPDEDLPVQKTEKTEKGSKFFSFLKKKKKEKDKPAPSGSQVHPTDGKDAVHGFFSQYIPKTGQQYFRDLAGNIKQGPIGYTPICQCMPALHQLEKRVGQDKEHIYEHIDASHQILKNRMDQLDKKTTQQITTFDMWSRDRFDEEERNCYNRIDQRLADQQHYMAHKKRGGMDVDDWLEAKLSNYGHCLDHHHDDTALPSNNIFTDIHQTENGRLFRSRSDETLSQSDNHSGKFRKRQFYESRQQAMQEIRAWQLPAYSKDRGARNYNPVVGRRDNYGVQNPQTLNRNANQQSGRHFVSPVSSHQNARSSSRPDFISPSTASTSRSPYLSHDQVHGSQYSGYDQGAIPKKLSTSQTWHDVHEHQTSVRPELTPRTHNTVLNHRTSVQRDTSPLTHNTLLDHRTAGHRDASPLNHSTPMVHKTTAQRDASPLNHSTPKSRESSPFHYQYLPHHRMVKSQTEPENLSPRRNESRTIQSESRKAQSGSRINQSGLRSIQNDSRQVQNNRAIYSDNRQVYQQPRNTQHENTHSQREQFDRQNQNTHSQRELFDRQNEVRRSNMESRTLHSESRNSETRRSFPERGSSNISIGTNVTSNSSSTGQGPLTESGAGKIVVKPTFTTFGYPEREKLYNTQDNTNKGYPNDSSDLGRSGMSVQQSDSTYGYHSEVINKPLTSGIPARHDGKEIPMERMSHMDRRSEYNQNTGNNVKNSAINSVNNVNRDDMYLSQGHSNMQMSRQRSRSTDGILLDDTDLSSAHQMKLKLKDPSSMQRSGTPSSPRNSQNHSVPLESMKRPTSQYGSSRSYLNDRTDMKPYSNEQNNKNLQSGQYYSSSQGNMNRNPVNYSLLGSKGQIYNSTRDVDVNRQNSGQTCYNRDRPTLAGDSTNRENPYGSVQNFTRRVNDGRTSVPAPSGQTYNTYNPNFQSHDNVMYSDQTNVSKLGSKSESHLNQEQHIQGPEVIPRTDRNLQSTPIQDKSREDNSSNPDSGYSSKIYGRNLNSGNAPSTSCTPSSSFSTEPTDHNITLSSNNSPHPQVNHSDYAQINSVQQQYQKDLSSHVQHWYQRKLKDAAKNLNDGEYGYHSDYHSPTNGIQNSNDFSQYEYAQQSRQPVYHGNQTYSSYHQVPNFIRGSDV